The DNA segment GACAAGAATTTTTGCCCATTGTGTTTATTGCTGTCTGCCCAGGTACTTAGATGACACTCCTATCTGtaaacatttacattaaaaaatgtaagggATGGTGCTGTGGACTAAATGTGTTCCCTCAGAATCCCTAATCCTTAGAACCCCTAATCCTTAATCTGATACTTGGAAGTGGGGCATGTATGTGTTGGGGGAGTGTCTTTGGGATGTAATTGGGTTGAGATGAGTAAATGAGGGTAGAGCGCCATGTTAGAAGTTGTGCCCTTATAAGATGAAGAGCCCAGAGCTAGATCTCTCTCTACAGCACGTGAAAATACAGGAGCAAGGTGGCTCTCTGAAAGCCAGAAAGACGGCCCACACCAGAACTCAACTTTGCTGGCAcactgatctcagacttccagcctccagaaacgtgagaaagaaatgtttgttgtatAAGCTACTTGGCTGATGGTATTTTTGCTACATGAGCTTGAACTGAGGAGGGAGAATCAAGAAATCAGCCTTAGACAAGAACCTGAAATACCTTGCTAAAAGTTCTTCAGTGCATTTTTCCTGAGCACCAGATACAACGCATGTTCTGCAGTGTAACATTTGAAATCCTTCAAAATTTATCCTAATTTACCTaaacctctccctcccacctaaATTTGAATGTTTTACAAACACTCTCCCCCAAATGTTTGTACTCCCCATGCTTGTATTTATAACCTTCCCTCTGCAAGGACAAACCCTCCATACCAATATGCCTGAGGGAATTCTACTTATGGTTCCAGAATGCACTCCCTTATTAACCCCCATTGGATTAATGAACCCCCACTGGGGAGGCCTGGATAAGAGCAGCAGATAAAAGCTGGAGAGTTTTTCTGTATGCTGGGCACTATAATTCTGTTctcatacatgctttttaaaaattatttcaagtgtatttattttgaaagggagagcaaatgagtggggggagggcagcgagagaaggagagagagaatcccagcaggctctgtactgtcagcacagagtcccacgtggggctcaacctcatgaaccaggagatcatgatctgagccaaaatggagttggatgctcaaccgactgagccacccaggtgtccctgttttcaTATATTCTGCGTGAGGTAGATACTGTTTCCATTTGAAAGTTTAGAAACTAAGGTTTAAGGAAATTGTGATTTGTTCAGACAACAGAGACAACTGTTGGCAGAACTGGAGTTGAGCCCAGGAAAACTAGATTCTAAAACTTGTATTCATTTCATTACAGCATATGGCTTCCAGGGAATCCATTATTCTTTCATAGGGAAGCACTTTCTTTTGTAttccaattatttttatctttcaggagttccttaaaagcagagactgtcttgttcattttttcacTCCAATGACTATCAAGGAGAGTAAGAACTTAATATATATTGGTTGAAATTGAATGGGAACAGTTTATAAAATAGCTCTAGTGCTCAAAGAATTTCATATTAGATATTTTAAAGCTATGTCCAACCTACTTCCCCCAAAGTAAGAGTTCCAAGTTTCCAAGCCAGACCTGTTCACTCTAATGCCAGGTAGAGTGCATGCCTATGATGCCTATGAAGCAGTTAGGGTAGCCACTTGATCTTCAAAGAAGGTGCCAtcagccacaaaaataaaaacaaaaaaaaccaaaaaacaacaaaaaaaaaacaaaacaaaaagcaactctTTCAGGATGGTGATAAGTCATCAGGAATGCAGAAAAAGGCAGAGTTCTTGAACAGTGTCTTGTCCTGCCTGCTTTCTGGCAAGAACACATAGACTTGGAGAAGAGCAAAGTAGGCTTTTCAGTATAATTCAGAGaatttattccattaatatttattgagtgaccaattacaacagtgaacaaaacatacCGAGTGACTTCATTCATGGAGTTTCTATTCTAGTGGTAGGAAATAAAGGTGCAgtgctttggaaaaaataaagcagaatgaaGGGATGGTgttggggtgtgggtgggggaaaaTACATCAGCCCTGAATGAAGTTCAAGGAAAAAGCACACAGACAGATAAGACTACAGTGTGGTGAGCAAGGGGGTAAATGATAGGAAATCAAGTCAGAGAGCTAACAGAAGATGGGTAATCGGGGCCACCTCCAATGGACCATTTATGACTTTGGAAGTTATGAGTGATGGGGATTCAGTAGTTTTGGTTAGTGGAGGAACATGAATTGACTGCATCTTTGAAAGTAAAAGTGAGTGTCCTCGAGAGCTGACAGTAGTGGAATAAGAGTGCAAAAGGGAAGGCCCGTGAGAAGGTGATGGTGGTCTGTGAATAATGGTGGCAGGTTACTGGAAAAAGTGGTGAGAGGTCATATTCTGGATTATTTGGAAGCTCCAGGCAACAAGATTTTCTGTGAATTGGAAACATGAGAACAGACGGAACCAAGGATGACAGCATGGTTTTCAGCTTGAGCAGCTGGGTGAATAGATGCACCATTTTGTGAGGAGGGGAACACTGGGGAGGAGCGTTAAGTGTATTGCAGAAATCCAGAGTTCTGAACAGAACATTTGTGAATTGTTAGGTAATCTAAATGACTGCAAAATAATCCCGAGGTCTGTAAATAGGACAGTTGTTCAGACTGAGTGGTGAGCATGTGCATTCATTACGCcattctctttcatattttaaaatgttttctatgagaaatattttatagttctagTTAGACACATTAAGTACGAGAGGCTCATTAGACTTCATGTGGAGACGTTATGTGGATACATACACGCACTTGAGTTCAGCAAAGAAACCAGGGCTAAAAATACATGGGAGTTATCAGCATATTTAAAGTCAGGGGATGGATGAGAATGTGTAGAGAGTGagtaaagacagaaaacaggtcCAGTACTAAGAAAATGAACTCCCCAACATTTAGAGATGGGAAAGAGAAGAATCTAGAAAGGCATTTTGCCAAGTTTTTGAAATGCGTATCCATTTACTAAAAAATATGtacctttgggggcacctgggtggcttggtcggttaagcgtccgacttcggctcaggtcatgatctcgcggtccatgagttcaggccccgcgtcgggctctgtgctgacagctcagagcctggagcctgtttcggattctgtgtctccctctctctctgcccctcccctgttcatgctctgtgtctgtctcaaaaataaataaacgttaaaaaaattaataaataaataaataaataaataatatgtaccTTTGAATCAGCAATTCCATTCTAAGGATGTATAAGAAACAAACAGGACTAGAATACACAGACTACAGTACAGATTGATTACAGTGTTcgttaggaaaacaaaaaggtgGCAAGGTCAAATAACCTAGAAGTCGAACAATAATGGGCTAGCTGAACACATTACACTACATTCAATGGTATAGTGAACAGCAATTTAAAGTAATGTAGGCATATTTTAGTGGCCTGCCTGTAAATTCTCCCACTGAGAAAAGCTGatcaaataaaacattatagTTTTACACTTTTCTGTTACACTGTAAATCCGTGTTTTGTGCTTTCCTTACCATCAAAAACCTGAAGTAGTGAATGTTACTGTCTTTGGTGGTAAAATTAGGTACTTTTCTTTCCACTGCACTTACTGGTTATCTACTTTGTAGTTTTTCTCAATAggtattataaaaatatgcaagtttaatttttaatgcatttttaatttttttttaattttctttttgagagagagcgagagagagagagagcacgcacatgagcatgggaggggcagagagagagggagacacacaatccgaagcaggctccaggctctgagctgtcagcacagccctgacgcggggctcaaactcaccaaccgtgagatcatgacctgagccaaagtcagatgctcaaccaactgtatcacccaggtgccccaagtttaaatttttaataaagttcatTCAATAATATGAAACACAAAGGACTCAAATAGGAACCTGATTTGAATCAGTCAAAAATTATAGATACCATAGTATCTAATCTGATTGAAATAACTATTACaaattgtctcaaaataaatacatcatggggtggctcagttggttaagcatctgactcttgatttcacctgaggtcatgatctcacagttcctgagttggagccctacatcgtgctctgtgctgacaatgtggagcctgtttggaattccctctctcctcctctctggctcaagctcgtgctctctctcaaaatcaatcaatccatCAACCACCATAAATTTCAatagcatattaaatattttatttaaattaagaaataaagttaCATTTGTTCCACCATTTCAATAAAATCTCAAACTACTTACAAACAATCTATACACAGTTCCTTGGGTTccatattttaagtatttcaaaggtgtcatgaaaatatatttttcaaaattttagtaCATAAATCCagacataatatatattatatacactgaatttaaataacctaagataaaaatcattttaaatagagCAATTTACCTCTCTGTAATGAAAGTCCCAACACATAGGCTATTTTGACATGTGGATTACATCTAGGAAAATCACTCTTTGTGAATACTATTCATCTTGGAGTAAAGCTCACATAAAAACATGGTCTTTGAAATATGCTCTATTTTAGAGAAACAATAAATGTGGGCCCAATATTTGCAAAATGGTAAGTTTCTTTTAATCAAACTGatctaattttaagtttttagacCATCAAGTCTCATTCAATTTCCCCTAATTTACCTAGTTACATCAATAACAGGTTTCATTCATGAGCTTGCCCTTaaccctaaaaaataaatttgtttacaACATTTCACACTAAAAGAATTTTAGTCTTcaatttaagatatatttttacaAGTCTAACTATAACAATTCTTCTTTCTTGCAATGCTTTATTATATaacaacaattaaaatttttatttgactcCAGAAAATCCATTTAGATCAATGCTTTTAATGACTCTAAAAGCTtctgaatgtattttattaatattggaGTCAAAATTCTAGATTTCTATAGGGATATTATATCAACACCTCTTCTTTAAACTGTTTATTTCATCTTGGTTTTAAAAGTCATCAAATATTACACtgctaaaagatttttttctttcttggctttgggctattcagggtcttacctatctcaaaacttaaaaatattgttttcctaTTCTAATAATACCATTTAAGCATAAATTTGAAgggataaaaacaaaatgtagtttaaaattttacctttacCACCTGTTACGATGTGTCCACCAGATCACAGGCTTTCCTCACTAGAAAAGCTAGCTTTAAACCAAATACTGATTTTCCTCCTGCAATTCACACTTGTCTATTGAATCAGTTACCCAATCTTGTTGcaggattttaaattttctcttaagAGTTCTTCGAAAAGCTTTCAAATCTGCAACACGACTATGATCCTCCCCAATGATTACATGAGACACTCCCTGAGCTAAACAAGAAACTACTTTTGCTCCATGAAATCGAAGTTCCAAAGCTGTAAAAGCTAACCTCGTCCCCTCGATTTTGGTACTCAGGTCATTAACAACAGCATACAAGTCCAAATAAATAATGTGGTGTCGAAACATACTGAGTGGGGAGTGGTCCCAGGAATATCGATATTCTAAATTAGCAATCATGGAAGCTGTTTCTCCAGGACTTTGTTCGCCGGAATTTTTAATTCCTGAGAACACTTCTTTCAGTTGGTTCAAATCTGTATCAACGAAATAACTATCACCATAACAATCATATTCACGGGCAAAATGCTGCTTCGTCGATGGGCACATATGAATCATAAAGCGAGGTTGCCACGGAACACAGCTTTTGGTCTTAAAACACTCTAACAGCCACTCAGGTTTGACAACATCATGTTCATTGGAAGAAATTATGTTTTTCACCCTGATGTTCTCAGACCCTGCAATCACACAGTAGGTGTCTGGGCCTGGATTTTGTACTATATAACCACCAAATTCCGCAAGTCTGTTCTCCAGATCGGGCTTTGGATGGCTGTTTGTTCCACTCATAACACAAAACTCCACATCTTCAAATACATTAGAAACTTTGTTTACATTAGAAAGGTTAGGTGCTTTTAGGTGCTCAATGATTCCAACAACTTTCTTGATCCTTGGGGCAGCTTTCCGCCTCTTCTCTTGTGGTTCATCATCACCCCCGACATAAAGGTGTTTGGACGCAAGCTTTCCAGATGCTTTCCCTCGAAGTTGTTCTAAGTCATCTAGGGTGGTACACTCATACCACTCTTTGTCTTCTCTGATCTTTTCAATTCGGGGGAAACGCAAGGTGCAGCCAGTTTTATACATCTCACTGGGGACGATCTCTGTTGCTTTAATCTGAACGATGACAGAATGACAAGGCTCAATGTACACTTCTGGCTTCTCTGTCCCACATAAGATGCTACTTGGTGGGGCTTTTTTATGAAAAGGCTTCCAATGCTTGGCCAATTTCAAACCCAGATCATACAGTTCTTTCATGGTATAACCTGAACCAACACGACAGAGAGTGTGAAACATGGAGGGTTTTTCACCAGGAGGAGGTTTCTCTGCTACAGCACACAGAAAATGAGACATCATTCCGCCTCGCGAACCTTTACCCCAATAGCCCCCCACAATTAAGGTGTCCAGTTCATCCATCAACCCATCGACATACTCTGGTTTAATTTTTAACCATCCTTCACCTCTTTTGTCTGGCTTGTAAATGGATAGAGGATGTTTGATCATgattccctcttctcttttgtctATTGCTTCATTCAAAGCATCAATTACTTCTTTCTTCGTATGAGCTTCTGTTTTTTGCACTATGTCTATCCTACCTGGTATTGGTGTAAAAACACTAGTGAGAATGTCGTACCTCTTTTTCAGGGTCTCACGCCCTAGCTTTTTATTATTAACCATCAGTACGTCAAAAACACAGTAACAAGTTTGCAGATCGGAATCTTCCACCATTCTCTTGATATCGAACTTATTCCCCTTTTGCATAAAAGTTTGTGTATTAGGGTTGAAGGCCATCATCTCGCCATCCAGGATACAGGTTTGCACGTCTGTTTTGAATGCACTGTGAATGAATGGTGTAAGAGAGCCTTCCCGTGGAGAATCTCCAAACTGATCTGTATAGTTAAACCCGTTCCGAGAGAAGTACTGATACACATCCCCATCCTTGTGCATTTGCATACGCTCACCGTCTAGCTTGGTCTCAATGTAGAAACTCTGGTGTTTCATGTCCTTCTCAATTCTCTCAATATCTGCTATGGCAGCCAGCATTGGTTTAAAGGCAGAGAATAAAGTGATAGAAATATCAGTAAGTCCGACGGAAGGATCGTGCAGTTGCCTACAGACTTTTTCAAGATCCGTGGTGACATTATGCAACTCGGCAGCATCATTGTGGAAAGCAGAAAATACAGATTGCTCACTAAAGCCAAGTTTCAAGTCCTTTACTATCATCCGTATAAGCCACTTTTGTTCCAGTGCCGAACTCTGACTTATAAGCTGAAGAAGACTCTTTTTTATTAGGTCCTTTCTTCTGGCAGAATTATTGCTGGCAATTGAGTCTAAAAGGTCATTTACTTGCTGTACTGTTAAACTTCCTTTCTGCAAACATCTTGGTTTCAACACGAAATACGCAATCGTCGCAAAGTCTCCAGCATCTCCACGAGTTCCAGTGGGTGTCCTGTAATTTAAAAGCTTAAGGgcatcttttccttctctagGTAAATTAAGCAATTCAATATAAAGTTTAGCAAGCATGGTTTCTTTGATTCCATAGGCCATTCTTTCTCTTTCGAGCTGAGGGAGAATAAGTCTCATTGCTGGATAAAAAGAGTCCCTGACATCTTTTTGGTTCTTATGAAGGGCATCATGAAATCTTCTCCAAGAATCTAAAAATTCCCTGAAGTGTCTGATTTTTTCTGCCCGtcctttacttttctgtattctttctaAAGTTGAACATAAATCTGCAAAAGGAACGTGAGACGCAACAGTTTGTGAAGTCTGTGGGGTAGCCATAGAAGCGATGCGGAATCCTCTGGTTTAgctaataaggaaaaaagaagaacttTAAGTCAAAGATAAACTTCAACTGAATATTTAACGTAAAGACTTCACAGACAGTGCTTCGCTCCTGATAAAAGATTTATcaacatttgcaaaatgaaagtgAATCAATGCTTATAAATTCTGTCCCTTTTCCACCTCTACATTTAATGAAAATCAACTATTTTACTTCAATTCTATTCTGTATTTATTACTAAAAGTATCAGCAGCCCCACTCACTACATTAGCAATATTGAAATCGACTACCTCGTCTTTCTCCGTAAACTCCAACTTCTATTGAATTAACTATTCCGTTCCTTATTCAGTGCATGATGCAAAAgaataacaacagaaaaagaaggcTCAATGCATTTCATTTCTGGCCTTCTGAGGTAAggcctttccttttatttctcctctttttctgtcaGACTACCACACAGCCTCAGAAACAGATGTTTCTAACAAACCACCAGCTCATGGAATTGAATTTGGCTTTGCAGGAAGTTTGGACTCCTACACAGGTAGCAgttcaccacaaaaaaaaaaaaaaagccccaaaaacaaacaaacaaaaaaccccaaaaaacagcTACCTTCTTCTTTAGGCCAAACAAAGCCTATGTCTGTCTGTGTTCACTTTCACATCACCACTAGCTTTACCCAATCATTCCAATCAATATTCAAAACCCAACTCAAAATAACTTCCACATGAAATCCTTACTTGACTTACCTCTTCTAACTATTTTGTCTAACTATTTACAGCTTCATAAATTTAAATTCAGTAGTACATTTTTTGGGTTCATACTCTCATCTCATGCCTGTTACCCCTAACAATTCACTGACCACATATCCACCAGGCACCGTGCTATGTTTCTGCTTTCAGAGAGCATATGTTCTGTAAAGAAAAAGGGGGTATGATGGAACTAATTACAAAATGCTAAGTGCTGCAACAAAAGTAAATTGTCATGAGACAGTTGTCCACTGAAGTATCTTCTAAAGTCAGAGGAAATAATGAGTACCTTGCTGGGCTAGGGTCTAGACTATTTCCTAAAGTGGTCACCACAAGTGTGACATTtccttaaagttttaaatattcatgCAAGTCCTATTAGAGTCTATAAGATATCAGAGCTACTATGTGATGTAAACCATAGAACACTAAAATCAactaacttttccaaaaaagacttcaagaaggggctcctgggtggctcagtcagctgagcatccaactcttgatttcggctcaggtcatgatctcagggtcgtgaaacccagccccgtgtcgggctccatgctgagcgtggagcctgtttaagattctctctccttctgcctctcttccgcacacacatgcactctccaAAAAAACCAAAGACTTCACGTAAAATGTGTGTTCTGGGAATAAAAACCATGTTTTATCTTGTGGTATCAGACACCTCCTGGTATATCCCCGTCAAGCTCAGAGCAGCTGcacagggaggagggagcccCGTAGCGGTCTCAGGGACGGTGAGATTTCCCCACAGCAGCAAACAAGCCACAGGCACCATCAGTACGAGGCTATGTTGCCTAACATCTGGCTTAAGAAATCACATGGCTGGTTATGGTACAGCCGTTACTACCCCACCAGTCTCCTGAGGTCAGGAGTTGCAATTTGTGTCagtagtgcctggcacttagtaggtttGTTTGCTGAACGAATTGCTCAACATCTAGAGTGGAGTTCCTGGAAAAGCACACGAGAAAAGGCCAGGGGCTGATTGCATTCACTCCCCACTATGCCTGGTGGGATTCAGTCTGGTCAAAACCATTTAGCAGCTATGACTGCACAGGGCAAGTTCCACAACAGCCATTTGGTGGCCTTTAAGGGAAAAGGCTCCACTTCTCAGTCGAATTCCTAACAAAGGAAACTCAACTTCTGTTGGGTCAGTTAAgaccaagaaataaacccatgagaGACAACTTTCCTGAGACTTTTGTCTTTGAATACAGTAACTGCTTCCTCTTGAGGTGTCTTATCAGcgtaacggactgaaccacctgCTTATGTTTACTGTCTTACTTCCCAAAACATGCCCCCTTAAGTCAGTACGCTGTggtatataatgttatatttacAACCCATATATGCTgtataaaaaatgaagaatgttgagaaattcttctttgaatgtacAAGGTGGGAATACAGTTTCCGATCTATCTGAATATTCTActtggtctcagtttccttcAACAAGTTCCAGGCAAAGACTCAAATTACTTTATAACAACACTGAAATCTAGGTAATGGGGCGGACACCCATGTATGCCAAAACTGCTATAAATACAACAAGGATTCCCAAACTAGTAACAAATGAATAGCTTTACATATTTTTACTCATAAAATTGTACCACTGCTTTTACATGTtccctaattttatcttctggaTTCTGGGTTTGTTAGTTGACGTTTTTGACTTGTGGTTTGTGGTTAGGGTTCAGGCTTCACAGAGTCCAATGTTAGTTCAATTCTAGACTCAAAACTTAACAGCTGTGCGACATGGGGAAaccacttaatttctctgagagTCAGTGTCCTTAAGTGAAAAATGGGGTTAATAACTGCAGATGGTAAGAGGAGGATGAACTCAGATAATTTACATAAGGTGCTTAACACAGTAGTTGGTAGCTGGTAAATCCTTGATCAATTTTAGGACTATACTACTTGTTGACGcaagtaacatttaaaatataaatattataaaatattaaggaaataagGGAGGGATATGCTTCGCTTTTTGATAAAGAATAAGCAACTTTCAAGAGAATGAATACAGATCATTGATATTACAATAATGACTCATCGTCCATTCAGCAACTGCCTATATTATCCTAAAGTGACACAATGAAACATACCAGCAAGGTTGCATTCAGTGAATATGAAGCTTTAGTGCTATTTTACTGCAGAGAAAGTGACTGGTACAATTTAAGTTTCCTTCCTGCAGCCCCTTCAAGAAGATGCGCTTCCCTGTGAGACAAGGGATTTACAGCAGCCTTTATACACTTGTGATATTTGGGGAGACTCTAACCGGACAGAAACTTGTGATAGGAAAAAGCCAGAAGGCTGTGGGAGCCAGGAGGTTGACAGAAGACGAAAAGTAAGAAGATAAATAAGGTGGTTCCCTCTAAGGATACTGTATCTCTCTCCAGCTGCACCGGGACAGGCCTGCAAAATCTCTGGAGGGGTCCACACCACTCCCCCAACCCCGCAAATAAAACCCGCAACGGATCTGGGGTGAACTCGCACcggcttggggggagggggtccctaGAACCAGACAGTCCGCAAACACAGCATCACAGCAGCCAGCTGCGTTCCCGAGAGGCAGGCCCCTCGCCCCCGCATCCCAAGGGTGCGGGTCTAGACCCAGAACCCCGAACCAAAGACCCGGCTTCCACCGCAGCGCGGTCGCCAGGGCGGCCCGTGACCCTCACCTGCGACTCCGGCCGGGGTGAATGGGCCGAAAGACTTCCTGTCCcgaaacaagaaaaaaactttaaagactaTAAGCAATCGGAGGGCCGAAAAGACGCGGGGTGGTCCCCTCCGGCTTGGGTCACCCCAGCCCAGGGTCTGTCTGCCAAACGTACCCCACCCCCGTTCGCTCCGGGGACTCCGAGCCCCCTCCCGGGCCGCGCAGCCGCACAAACACCCCACAGGACGCGAAGCCCCAGGTGCGTTCTCCAAACCGGAAGCCGCAGTCCAGGGAGCCGGTTCCACCAGCTGTTCCTGGCGCAGACGCGATCTCCACTTAAGGCCGGGGAGGCCCTGACATCATGAAGATGCTTGCGCAGGCGCAGTCGCATCTGCAGGCCTTGAGGGCACAGGGATGATGTGCGCACGCGCAGTGACGTTCGGGTTGGGCACTGGTCCACCTTGCATGGCTGAGGCGGACTCCAGGGAGCCTGGTGGCAGCGTGACCACAAATACAACTCCTGTTAGCCTCCCAAAGCAGCAGGTGTTCTTTGCCAGTGTTTCACCCATGAGAGTGGATTTTGTCTGAGCGAGGATTTTGTCTCCCAAGAGCACTTTGTGCACTGGCTCCTTCCTTGGAATGTGAACCTGAGTCTTCCCTGGCCTTGGTCTGCTCACTAGCAAGTGACAGCCTCGTAGAGTTCTGTTTGCTGTTATGGAAACTGTACCAATACTCATCTCATTGGCTGCTTGTGAAAGTGCCCATAATTGAAAAGGGCATCTTGCCTCCCCAAACATCAGACgtttcatttaaatggaaaaataggcTTGTCCAAAATTGCTTAAGGCTGTCCTTTCCTATTTGTTTCTCATGATGGTACAGCTTGGATGTGAGTTCTTGTCTCCTAATACAGAAATAATACataattcataaaaatacataatatacaatTCATAATACAGACATAAAGAGTTGCATGCCTGGAAATCAACTATGGATTCTTCTAGTGTCTGTCCAAGgagtcaaaataaaattatttggcaAATCTTCACTGAGCACCAACCATGATATAGTAATTTGCTAGGCATTCAAGATTGAGATGAAAACAAACTCAGTCCTTATGTTCCAGGAACTGTTGATTTctactaatattttgttttggtttgtcttcTTTCATGGAGAACTGAAAAATTATCCATGACGGTGGAAACACCTTTGAGAGTTATTTCCTCTTGCCATAAAATACTGTTGCTTTAAGGGGTGATATTTTAAGAAAGTGATATTTTGCTGCAACAGTCTCTGAGAACATTTTAGAGCTACTAAGTGCCCTTTGGGGTTGCCTAATGttcaaaaatctcattttacaaaACTGTCACTTATTTAATTCACAGCATTTGTTTGTAGCAGAGCTAGACTTAGCCCAACAACATtcaattaatttccttttatgttGAACGCACCTAAGTTATCCAAATATTTCTCTGAAATCAGCTATGAAGTTTACAAGTCACATGATATTCTTTTGATGGTAATTTCTGCAACTACTATTCAACTGAATTATCAATTTATTTTGGAGTAGCACCCAACAATGTTGGTAACGGACCCCCCACAAGAGTCCATCTAATGAAAGGGCATTTGTGCGCATTTATACCTTGTTCAGCATCTACTGAGCTCCTATAATGTCAGAGTTTGCACTTTGTATTACTGATGGAAGAGAGGAACCATGGATTATGAAACCAAACTCCAAATTGATTCAAATCCTAGTCCATGATATTTTAGCCTTTCTAATCCTTGATTCAAAGATAATCAAGGGTTTTTCATTAAGTATCTTCTAAAGTTGCTGTGACTATTACTTTATTTACGTTAAGTGGTCTTAGTGCCTGGCATTTATCAGGTGACAAACAACAAGAAGCTAATATCGACAGCCTGGCTTTGACCTGGAGCTCTCCATCTGACGGCAAgatacatgttttttgttttgttttgttttgtttttttaaatatgaaatattccttgtatatataaaatagggGACAGAGAATAGGGAATGACCAAGGAGGGGGGGGATCAGACATCTGTAGATAAACAATTTAGTACAACTTGGTGCC comes from the Prionailurus bengalensis isolate Pbe53 chromosome A1, Fcat_Pben_1.1_paternal_pri, whole genome shotgun sequence genome and includes:
- the LIG4 gene encoding DNA ligase 4, coding for MATPQTSQTVASHVPFADLCSTLERIQKSKGRAEKIRHFREFLDSWRRFHDALHKNQKDVRDSFYPAMRLILPQLERERMAYGIKETMLAKLYIELLNLPREGKDALKLLNYRTPTGTRGDAGDFATIAYFVLKPRCLQKGSLTVQQVNDLLDSIASNNSARRKDLIKKSLLQLISQSSALEQKWLIRMIVKDLKLGFSEQSVFSAFHNDAAELHNVTTDLEKVCRQLHDPSVGLTDISITLFSAFKPMLAAIADIERIEKDMKHQSFYIETKLDGERMQMHKDGDVYQYFSRNGFNYTDQFGDSPREGSLTPFIHSAFKTDVQTCILDGEMMAFNPNTQTFMQKGNKFDIKRMVEDSDLQTCYCVFDVLMVNNKKLGRETLKKRYDILTSVFTPIPGRIDIVQKTEAHTKKEVIDALNEAIDKREEGIMIKHPLSIYKPDKRGEGWLKIKPEYVDGLMDELDTLIVGGYWGKGSRGGMMSHFLCAVAEKPPPGEKPSMFHTLCRVGSGYTMKELYDLGLKLAKHWKPFHKKAPPSSILCGTEKPEVYIEPCHSVIVQIKATEIVPSEMYKTGCTLRFPRIEKIREDKEWYECTTLDDLEQLRGKASGKLASKHLYVGGDDEPQEKRRKAAPRIKKVVGIIEHLKAPNLSNVNKVSNVFEDVEFCVMSGTNSHPKPDLENRLAEFGGYIVQNPGPDTYCVIAGSENIRVKNIISSNEHDVVKPEWLLECFKTKSCVPWQPRFMIHMCPSTKQHFAREYDCYGDSYFVDTDLNQLKEVFSGIKNSGEQSPGETASMIANLEYRYSWDHSPLSMFRHHIIYLDLYAVVNDLSTKIEGTRLAFTALELRFHGAKVVSCLAQGVSHVIIGEDHSRVADLKAFRRTLKRKFKILQQDWVTDSIDKCELQEENQYLV